Part of the Tachyglossus aculeatus isolate mTacAcu1 chromosome 23, mTacAcu1.pri, whole genome shotgun sequence genome, CTTTGAGCCCCGGGGTGCTGTTGGCACGCCCCACTGAACTGAGAGTGGCTGCATTCGCCCCCGACCCCCCACGTAACTCACGTTGTTTAGGCAGAGCCTCTGCCAGTCTCCTCAAGCTggtcagactgtcagctccaagcTGGTTCAAGATGCTGGGGAGCATTTCTGTCAGCTGCTTTGTTTCAGCGTGGCCGGTGATGGTGAAGGTATTAGCCGCCAGAGACGCCTGAACTTTCGGGTTGTTGAAGTGAATGACTGTTCCctggttggtaaacatgttcacctagaggggaaacaggaacACGCTAACGCTTTAGGATGCTTTTTTTCTTAGAACAAAAACTTAACTTTTAGACAATTTTGCTAAAACGGTCCAATTTAGGGATTTCAAAGCAAGAGCTTATTGGGAGATCAAAAGCAATCACAAGCATTTGATCActtacagtgagccccatggggaatacggactgtgcccaaccagattagcttgcatctaattccagtgcttagcacagtgcctggcacatggtaagcacttaaaaaataccatttaaaaaaaaaaatgaagttagcCACATTCTGGCAAGATGAACAGTCTCACTTCCAAAGCCTTCAGCAAGAGAAGTTCTGCAgattttaagaagcagtgtggcccaatgaaaAGAGTACCGGGCTGGAAGTTCGAGGACTTggcttttcatcccagctctgccacttgtctggtgtgatcttggacaagacccttaaattctccatgcctcggtttcctcatctgcaaaatggggtccaatacctgttctccctcccactcatactgagcgccccatgtggaacagagactgtgtctgacccacatcccagcacttagcacagtacttgacacacagtaaaggctgaaacaaatatcacaattacactGAAGACAGCCTGAAAATTAGATAGATTCCTTTATCTTCTCCCCCAAAACTCAAAGATTACTTCTTATGTGGGGCAAAAATTCTAGGCAAGGTAAGAGAAACATGGTTCCAGGATCTTAGGGAAACGGTTAGGGTCTACACAAGTATCAGCAAGCTGACAAACAAGAGTTTCTCATTCTTCCCCCATCGAGAGGGGACGGGAAGTTATGTAATGCCCAGGAGAAACTAAGTTCCAgtttctttccacgaagccaccaATCTGAATTCTGGAAGGGGAGCCGGGGGGGAAGCACACAGCTCCCTCAAATAGCTCCTTACAGCTAGAGAAAAACTAGCTCTACACGCCACAGGGGCAAGTGACTGTAGACGTTGGAAACAACACTCATTCTGAAGCAAAACTGCACATTGTGCTTCACGGTACAGATTTGGGATACCCGACAGTTCTGACATGTAAAACCTCTCGCATTTCTTGCCACCCTAAAGTACCTTTGTAAATACTGGGGTATTTCTGGATTCTGGACCTTCTGGTACAGACTCGGGGTTTATTTTTTGAAAGCTCTGCCCCCTTGAATGATACCCGAAAATAAAACTACCCAAATGAAACTTTTTTCAGAAGCATTTATAAAACTCATCCATACCTCTTCAATTCCAGAGATGTTGTTTACTCCTAGTTTCTTTAAAGAGAATTGAAGTTTCTTGTCATCTGCTGTTGCGGTTCTGTGGACGACCTTCTTCTTTCTGCGTGCAgtgccctgggggaggggagaaagggaaaaaaaacatcTACCACACCATACTCTTAAAGATGGCCagaatttgtgtgtgtgcatgtgttggggaggtgggaggggggtgacGAAGAGCATAGGGAAAAGTTAAAAGTAGCTCCATTTTATATCCAACGCAAGCCTAGGAGTGTCCGTCGAGAACCAGAAGGGACACTTTaacatttattttaaatattCCGGAAAGGTTCCAGATTTCAgattttgcctgaatttaaatGTCAGGAGAAGTATTTCGGGCTCTTAAGAACATGGGCAGTGTCATGATTACATCAGCAGATCAACAGCCCAGCTAGCTAGACCAGGACTCTATTGGCGGCTCCTTATTAGAGAGTACGTTCCActaggacagggaacatgcctatttcCCATTGTATAATGTTCTCTCCTAAAcccttggcacagtgctcagcatacagtgggtgctcaatgaatgacaGACAAGATATAAAAAACATGAGGGTTGTGTTCCTCTAGAAGCCAGTGGCTGCACATCACCTAAGCCATAATCAGGGCCATTATATCTTTAACTAGAAACCCATTAGGGCCTGCTGGGCCATGAATGTATCCAAACCCTCTCTTTGAACCTGATATTTTTGGACCAAACAGCATGGATTCATCATCCATGGTCAGAAGGGATTCTTTTCATTTTAACCCACCACCCTCAAACTTCAACAGGTACCTTTGGTTGATGTGGTATCTGATGAAAAACAATCCCATTTTCACCTACTTCCCACTGTTCATGACTTTATAGATTTCAGTCACACACACTCGCCCTGCCTTTCCAAACCAAGGAGTCTGAGCTATTCAGGTCACCTCCACAGGGAAGGTTAAGCTTCTCCATGCCCTAAGATGTAGGAATCAGAAGGCCACACAGAATTTCAGGTGCTAGCACACTTATCACGATTTTACTCAACTGCCTAACCATTCCAGATAACATCAGCTAGTCTGGTGAAAATCCAAGGCAGAGAATATTACAAACAAAACGACACCAACCCAAAATACAACTCCACATGAGATAATAGTGCGTGTATGCAGTACAGTAACATACCTGCCTTTCAAAGTCACATGTGAGTGCATTCAAATGCACACACAAATCCACAGGGTCAAACACACTATTTACACCTTTAAATGGGCAGATTCCTTTCTAAGACTGGGTAAGAAACCTCAAGTAGATTTCTATACGGTCTAAGTTCAACCAACAGCGTTTGGAgaggtgggtagggaaggtggctGGTCACATAAGGGCCATCAGGGCATGTCCCCCTGAAATGAAAAGTTCCATTCCATTTTGGATGTGATCTTTTTCCTAAAAGTTCCACTAAAACAAAAGACCCTATGTAAAATACACAATACTAGCTCTACTTGGCCTAAAAAAGTACCCTTCAAAAGTCAACACTTTAGTGATTAGAAATGGTGAATCACCAGCCTTTTTATCCCCGTAGTGCTGGGTATAAATTGCTCAGGCATCCCATTTAAAAGATCAAAATCCTGAAACCCCGCTTTTAAAGAGTACCATGGTTACTAAAGATTTTTAAATCTCCTTTTAACTTCCACATCCAAGAAACACTTCTGGGTTGAAACCCCTCTCCAAATGAGCAAAACCCAGTACTTAACACACCTGGATCTACTAAAAGACCAAGAACAAATTCTATGATGGCGCTCACGGAAAGGAAATCTGTTACAATATGCACCTTGACCATTTCTTCCGAAGTCACAACCTATCGAAAGCACGTACAGCTGAAATTGGCTGATGGAGCTGTGAACGGATCCAACGTCCACGTCTGGAAATTTTGGACTACCCCAAGAGCACCCCTGGCACTGAGTAGCATTAAGTTCTGCTACAGAAAGTTGGCAAAATGAACAGCAGTGAACCTGCTCCAGAAACTTTGCAAGTCACACCAAGTAAGGGCACGCTGTGAACTGGCAACCGCGCCTTGTTACAAAGCAGTCGGCAGGTGCTGACATTACTGAACACATGACCCTGTCTCAGCTGGATTTGCAATATATAATTAAAGGTTTCCAAGCTCTCGGTCTTGCCAAGCTGGTGGGATGACACTGGTTCAATCTGTAACATCAAAAGCACCCACCTTGGTCTCCTCATTTGGAAAGAAAATTAGCAGCCATTTTGAAGTTGCGTGACTAGTAATTTACCACTCTCCCCCAGCTAAAACTGCACTTAACGTTCTTTTAAGAGGTTTCATACAGGGTCTTTTCTTAAACAGAAAGTTACAGAGGATTGGCAAAATCCCAGAATGCACTTTTTTTCTTACAGAGAACCTGGGCTATGCCAACGTCAGTCGTAGCAAGAGTCAATTGTCATGTCCGACTAATTAGGGAACTACCTTTTCTTCTGGCAGATGACCCCATGATCAAATTAACCCACAGCTATAGTTTCTTGGTGACCTGACGAATTCCTAATGGACAGCTAATTTTAAGTTACATCCATTAATGAGGTGCCTTTTGAAGTCTGCTCCCCTTCAGTTCTGCACCTATGTGAGCTAGGGGCAGGATATGCACTTAGAAGAATAGAAGTACAAAACAGGAGCAACACTTGaacctgggcctgtttcctcaccgcTTTGAACCTGGGCATATTATGGAACTGCACTGTACGCCCCCAATTTTACAAATACAATAGCCAAGGTGTGCCACTATCAACAGACAAGATCCCAGTGTTTCAGCTTTCTAATTTTACTGCCTGTATCGTTTGATTGCGAGGCACCCCCCCATTAatctttactgtactcttcccccaccctgggcACACACCGGATTCTCAAAACCACTTAAGTACCAAAAAGAGTGTCTCAACCTCCAGGGAGATATCCACATTTGAACCAAACGAAAGGCTCTAAACACACCATATGTTCAGACTCTCTAAacgagagtactggaaactgctTCCCAGATTAAGACAATTAGATTAGAGAATTAGAGACTGGAGAATCCATCTCTCCCCTTGACTGAAAATATCACAGTAATTTTACCAGCTAAATAAATGCTACGCTAGTCAGGTGACGGATCGCTCATCGACTCATTTCTTGGCTTTTCCAGGTGTTCCGGGAAGTCCTCCAAGATTGGGGTGGCGCGGGCCAACGTGTTTTAAGAAATCCCCGACTACTTGAAGGCCTTCAGGCCTAGTGTAACTTACTTTTCCACCGATGCGCACTTGTGCCTGCAGTTTGGCGAGTTTCTCTTGGTTCATGATCGTTTCTTTCATCTACAAGAAAGAGAAGGGCGTTACCAATGGGGCCTCTCACTTTTGCAGTGAGTCCGGATACGCTATTCCCAAGGAGACcggctcctcccttcaaagccctactgagcgctcacctcctccaggaggccttcccacactgggcaacccccttttcctctgctcctcctccccatcgccccactccctccctcggccctacccccttcccctccccacagcactttgagtagagttgtatatatttattcctccattttattaatgatgtttatgtaTCTAgtgcacaggctcgggagtcaggtcatgggttctaatccccgctccaccacttgtcagctgggtgactttgggcaagtcacttcacttctctgtgcctcagttacctcatctgtaaaatggggattaagactgagccccacatgggacaacctgatcaccctgtagccacctcagcgcttagaatagtttatcgcacacagtaagcgcttaacaaatggcatcattattattatctataattctattgatctgttctgatggtattgacaccggtctacttgtttttttgtctgtcttccccttccagactgtgggcccgttgttggggaaggactgtttctatctgttgccgaaagtacaattcggcaacattgtactttccaagcgctcagtagagtgctccgcacacagtaagcactcaataaatatgattgaatgaatgaagaggaggaaagagaagagaccgtgcttagtccagtgcgctgtacacagtatgcgctcaataaatacgattgaatgaatgaggcctcccTCTTGCTCCTGGCACTGCTTCCATTCCGCTAAGGGACTGGCTCCGTGAGGGTCACCCGGCCGCCCCAGGCCAGGATCAGACcctgaccttttttttaatgtatttatttatttattattttgtacatatctattctatttattttattttgttagtatgtttggttttgttctctgtttcccccttttagactgtgagcccactgttgggtagggactgtctctatatgttgccaacttgtacttcccaagagcttagtatagtgttctgcacacagtatgcactcaataaatacgattgattgattgattctcgtccCTTtagcgaaaagagcccgggcttgggagccaggggtcgcgggttctaatcccaactccaccacttgtctgctgggtgaccctgggcaagtcatttcacttcttcaggcctcagttccctctgtaaaattgggatgaagactgtgagccccacgggggtcgacctgattaccttggatctcccccagcgcttagaacagtgctcagcacatagtaagcgcttaacaaataccaacattatcatgaattactattattattaaaatgggggtgaagactgtgagccccacgggggattatcctgcttatcctgtatcccccccagcactttagaacagtgctcagcacctagtaagcacttaaataccaacattatcattattaaaacggcgatgaaggctgtgagccccacaggggacaacctgattaccttggatctcctccacagcgcttagaacagtgctcggcacatggaaagcgcttaaataccaacatttttattattaaaataggggtgaagactatgggccccacgagggacaacctgattaccttggagctccccagcgcttagaactgtgcttggcacatgatatgtgcttaaataccaacatttttattattaaaatgggggtgaagactacaagccccaggagggaccacctgattaccttggatctcccccagtgcttagaacagtgttcggcacgtagtaagcgcttaaataccaacattattattattaaaacggggatgaagactatgagccccacaagggacaacctgattaccttggctctccgcagtgcttagaacagtgctcggcacatggttgagcacttaaataccaacatttttcttcttaaaataggggtgaagactatgggccccatgaaggaccacctgattaccttggatctcccccagcgcttagaacagtgatcggcacgtagtaagcgcttaaataccaacattattattattaaaatgggggtgaagacaacGAGCCcaagggataacctgattaccttagctctccgcagcgcttagaacagtgctcgtcacatggtaagcacttaaataccaacatttttcttattaaaatgggggtgaggactatgggccccacgagggaccacctgattaccttggatctcccccagcgcttagaacagtgctcggcacgtagtaagcgcttaaataccaacattattattaaaatggggtgaagactatgggtcccacgagggaccacctgattaccttggctctccacggcacttagaacagtgctcagcacacaataagcgcttaaataccaccatttttcttattaaaataggggtgaagactatgggccccacgaGGGCCCACCTGATTACGCtggatctcccccagagcttagaacagtgcttggcacatagtaagcgcttaaataccaacatttttattattaaaaaaggggtgaaggctttgagccccacgagggtccACCTGATTAtgttggatctcccccagcatttagaacagtgctcggcatgtggaaagcgcttaaataccaacatttattattattaaaataggggtgaaggctgtgagccccacaagggtccACCTGATTACgttggatcttccccagcgtttagaacagtgctcggcacgtggaaagcgcttaaacaccaacatttttattgttaaaatggggatgaagactgtgggccccacgagggaccacctgattactctCACTCTctgcggtgcttagaacagtgctcggcacatagtaaccgcttaaataccaccatttttcttattaaaataggggtgaagactgtgggccccacctgattaccttggctctccatggcgcttagaacagtgctcggcacatagtaagcgcttagaaaccaCCATTTTTTCCTATTAAAATAGGGGAGAAaactatggtaagcgcttaaataccaccatttttcttattaaaataggggtgaagactgtgagccccacgagggacctgattacgttggatctcccccagcgcttagaacagtgctcggcacatagtaagcacttaaataccaacgtttttcttattaaaatgtgggtgaagactgtgggccccacgagggacggcCTGATTACTttggctctcccccagcgcttagaacagtgctcggcacatagtaagtgcttaaaaaccaccATTTTGCCTATTAAAACAGGGgagaagactatgggccccacgagggaccgcCTGATTACGctggctctcccccagcgcttagaacagtgctcggcacatagtaagcgcttaaacaccaccatttttcttattaaaataggggtgaagactgtgggccccacaagggaccacctgattacgatggagccccccccagcgcttagaacagtgctaggcccatagtaagcccttaaacaccaccatttttcttattaaaataggggtgaagac contains:
- the BTF3 gene encoding transcription factor BTF3 gives rise to the protein MKETIMNQEKLAKLQAQVRIGGKGTARRKKKVVHRTATADDKKLQFSLKKLGVNNISGIEEVNMFTNQGTVIHFNNPKVQASLAANTFTITGHAETKQLTEMLPSILNQLGADSLTSLRRLAEALPKQPVDGKAPLATGEDDDDEVPDLVENFDEASKNEAN